The genomic segment TGGATTCCATAGTATTCGAATTTTTGTCAGAAGTTTTTTGATCTGAATGGAAAGAATTAGGACTATGTTTAGAAAGGCTGAAAATCAGATTTTCACCTTCTTTTAAGATCTCTTCGCTTTCGAATTCTCCCGTTTCAAAAGTATCCAAGCGGAGAAATAAATGATCCTTGCATTGAAGGATTATCTGGATAAGATCAGTGGACGGTTCTAAGCTGCCAGAGCGTACCTTATCCAAGGTTTCCTCTAAAAAATGTACGAAGTCCGCGATTTTAGAGAAATCGTACATTCCAGCGGTTCCTTTGATTGTATGAACCGATCTGAATAACGAATTCAATAATTCCTTTTCTCTGTTTCCTTCTCCGATCTTAACTAAATCTCTTTCCAGAGACTCGAGCATATCTCTAGTCTCCGAAACGAAATCACTGAACCCGGGTTTTTCCCTAGGATCCATGATTTATTCCTTCGTTAGCGGATGCAATATACGGGCCTAACAAAAAATCTTTATTATAAAATCTTACTATTCTTTCCACAGATTCGGATGGTGAAACTACGACTAGTTTGTTTCCCTTTGATTCCAATTCCTTTTGGATGGAGAGTAAAAATTGTAAAGAGGATGTATCGAACTCGCTTATTTCAGAAAGATCCAAACATAGATCTAAATCCGTGTATGGAAGTAACTTAGAGCGCATCGCAGCTAACCTACGCGCCCTCAGCTCTCCCTTGATCTTAATTTTATTCTTACGGTTAATATCCATCGATGAATAGTGGAAGTCCGTTCTTTACACTACTAGTTTGGAAACGGAAGAAAGTAGTTGATCCA from the Leptospira andrefontaineae genome contains:
- a CDS encoding STAS domain-containing protein, yielding MDINRKNKIKIKGELRARRLAAMRSKLLPYTDLDLCLDLSEISEFDTSSLQFLLSIQKELESKGNKLVVVSPSESVERIVRFYNKDFLLGPYIASANEGINHGS